Proteins encoded within one genomic window of Paenarthrobacter sp. JL.01a:
- a CDS encoding HAD-IIA family hydrolase, translated as MADSLISSFDAVLSDLDGVVYAGPHAIPGAVEALQRLDSVGVGLGYVTNNASRTPAQVAAHLRELGAPAEDHQVVSSSQAAGELLASMLPAGAHVLITGSAALAHEIELVGLKPVHSAAEAPVAVVQGFNPEIGWKDLAEASYVVAGGAMWFATNTDMSIPQARGIAPGNGTLVAAVAAATGKTPLVAGKPEAPLFHAAAKRLKAQRPLVVGDRLDTDILGGNRAGFATAAVLTGVDTTGTILAARTDERPDFLLADLEGLYAPYPAITDDGGTFHCGAASAAAVDGTVTVIGHEDDLDAWRAACAAWWAAVPDAAEATAPQVEWRTH; from the coding sequence ATGGCTGATTCACTGATCTCATCCTTTGATGCTGTCCTCTCCGATCTGGATGGCGTGGTCTACGCGGGACCGCACGCCATCCCCGGCGCAGTCGAAGCCTTGCAACGGCTGGACTCGGTGGGGGTGGGCCTCGGGTACGTGACCAACAACGCCTCCAGGACCCCGGCCCAGGTCGCAGCGCACCTGCGAGAGTTGGGCGCTCCGGCGGAGGACCATCAAGTGGTGAGTTCATCGCAGGCGGCAGGGGAGCTCCTTGCGTCCATGCTGCCTGCGGGTGCGCATGTGCTGATCACGGGCAGCGCGGCCTTGGCCCACGAGATCGAACTTGTGGGACTCAAGCCCGTCCACAGCGCGGCTGAGGCCCCTGTTGCAGTCGTTCAGGGATTCAATCCCGAGATCGGCTGGAAGGATCTGGCCGAAGCGTCGTATGTGGTCGCAGGAGGTGCCATGTGGTTCGCCACCAACACGGACATGTCCATTCCGCAAGCACGCGGCATCGCTCCGGGCAACGGGACGCTGGTGGCAGCCGTCGCTGCAGCTACCGGCAAGACCCCCCTCGTCGCAGGGAAGCCGGAGGCGCCCCTCTTCCACGCTGCCGCCAAACGGCTTAAGGCCCAACGGCCGCTGGTGGTCGGTGACCGCCTTGACACGGACATCCTCGGAGGCAACCGCGCGGGATTCGCGACGGCCGCAGTGCTCACAGGCGTTGATACCACCGGTACCATCCTGGCAGCCCGTACGGATGAACGCCCCGACTTCCTGCTTGCGGACCTGGAGGGACTCTACGCCCCCTATCCCGCCATTACGGACGACGGCGGCACGTTCCATTGCGGTGCAGCTTCGGCTGCCGCTGTGGACGGCACAGTGACTGTGATCGGGCATGAGGACGACCTCGACGCCTGGCGCGCGGCCTGCGCTGCGTGGTGGGCGGCCGTTCCCGACGCCGCGGAAGCGACAGCGCCGCAGGTGGAATGGCGTACTCACTAG
- a CDS encoding TlyA family RNA methyltransferase, with translation MARLDQELVTRGLARSRTHAAKLISDGKVSSGGSVLAKSALQVDAGTELTVQAHLEDIYVSRAGHKLAGALEAFPAVVVSGKRCLDAGASTGGFTDVLLRQGASSVVAVDVGHGQLVSQLREDPRVDVHEGLNVRYMTPEQIGGPARLTVADLSFISLTLVLAPLAACTEPGGDLLLMVKPQFEVGKERLSRTGVVSSENERRRAVAQVAHAAVESGLDLRGLTASPLPGQDGNVEYFLWMTRRMSASLPKIEERDQHVAALLKNLWPNH, from the coding sequence ATGGCACGACTCGATCAGGAACTGGTCACCCGAGGGTTGGCGAGGTCCCGGACCCATGCCGCGAAATTGATCAGCGACGGCAAGGTTTCCTCCGGCGGATCGGTCCTGGCAAAATCGGCGCTCCAGGTCGATGCCGGCACCGAGCTGACCGTTCAGGCGCACCTGGAGGATATCTACGTCAGCCGCGCCGGCCATAAGCTGGCTGGCGCGCTTGAGGCCTTTCCCGCCGTCGTGGTTTCCGGGAAGCGGTGCCTCGACGCCGGTGCCTCCACGGGTGGGTTTACCGACGTGCTGCTCCGGCAGGGCGCCTCGAGCGTGGTGGCGGTGGATGTGGGTCACGGCCAGCTGGTTTCACAGCTGCGTGAGGATCCCAGGGTTGACGTCCATGAAGGGCTCAACGTCCGGTATATGACTCCGGAGCAGATCGGCGGCCCGGCCCGGCTCACGGTGGCCGACTTGTCCTTTATCTCCCTGACTTTGGTGCTTGCACCCTTGGCTGCCTGCACGGAACCCGGCGGGGATCTGCTGCTGATGGTCAAGCCACAGTTCGAAGTCGGCAAGGAGCGGCTGAGCCGCACCGGCGTGGTTTCCTCCGAGAATGAACGACGCCGGGCGGTTGCCCAGGTGGCCCACGCTGCGGTTGAATCGGGGCTGGATCTTCGGGGCCTGACGGCCAGTCCATTGCCGGGCCAGGACGGAAATGTTGAATACTTCCTGTGGATGACGCGCAGGATGTCGGCCTCGTTGCCTAAGATCGAAGAGCGGGACCAGCACGTAGCTGCCTTGTTGAAGAACCTCTGGCCGAACCACTAG
- a CDS encoding NAD kinase — MSRRVLVLAHTGREESLRAAWDACTQLHSSGLVPVLQKSELADIERFFGALDTPIEILNDHVSLEDVELVMVLGGDGTILRAAELVREVDVPLLGVNLGHVGFLAESERADLAQTVEWIASRQYTVEERMTIDVQVWIKGQKIWHTWALNEAAIEKANRERMLEVVTEVDERPLTSFGCDGVVMATPTGSTAYAFSSGGPVVWPEVEALVIVPISAHALFAKPLVVSPRSKLAVEIMNRTDAQGVLWCDGRRSVDLPPGARVEVTRSATPVRLARTHKTPFSARLVRKFELPIHGWRGPAPRSGEVHTGPIPVIRTLSPAPLPSPRDVNAPRDGDPSDPTNAK; from the coding sequence ATGAGCAGGCGTGTACTTGTCCTTGCCCACACTGGGCGGGAGGAATCGCTCCGCGCTGCATGGGATGCCTGCACGCAATTGCACTCGTCAGGTTTGGTTCCTGTGCTGCAGAAATCTGAACTTGCCGATATTGAACGCTTTTTCGGCGCTTTGGACACTCCCATTGAGATTTTGAACGACCACGTCAGCCTTGAGGACGTGGAGCTGGTCATGGTCCTTGGTGGTGACGGCACCATCCTGCGTGCTGCGGAACTGGTCCGCGAGGTTGATGTACCGCTGCTCGGAGTCAATTTGGGCCACGTTGGCTTTCTGGCCGAGAGCGAGCGGGCCGACCTCGCCCAGACGGTGGAGTGGATCGCGAGCCGCCAATACACGGTGGAAGAACGCATGACCATCGACGTCCAGGTGTGGATCAAGGGCCAGAAGATCTGGCACACGTGGGCGCTGAACGAGGCCGCCATCGAGAAGGCCAACCGGGAGCGGATGCTGGAGGTCGTCACCGAAGTCGATGAACGTCCGTTGACCTCCTTCGGCTGCGATGGCGTGGTGATGGCTACGCCTACGGGGTCCACGGCCTACGCTTTTTCGTCGGGCGGACCCGTGGTGTGGCCTGAGGTTGAGGCCCTGGTGATAGTCCCCATCAGTGCACACGCGCTCTTCGCCAAGCCTTTGGTGGTCTCCCCGCGATCCAAGCTCGCGGTCGAAATCATGAACCGGACCGATGCCCAGGGCGTTCTTTGGTGCGACGGGCGGCGGTCAGTGGACCTGCCTCCCGGGGCACGGGTGGAGGTAACCCGCTCCGCAACGCCTGTTCGGCTCGCACGGACCCACAAGACCCCGTTCTCGGCCAGGTTGGTCCGGAAGTTTGAACTTCCCATCCACGGATGGCGCGGCCCGGCCCCACGCAGCGGCGAAGTCCACACGGGTCCCATCCCGGTCATCAGAACCCTGTCACCGGCGCCTTTGCCGAGCCCGCGGGATGTCAATGCTCCCCGGGACGGTGACCCCTCCGACCCCACGAATGCGAAGTGA
- the recN gene encoding DNA repair protein RecN, whose translation MLEELRIRDLGVITDAALPLGPGLSVVTGETGAGKTMVVTAVGLLLGARSDAGAVRNGAKSASAEAVLKLDPAHSAVERTREAGGDAEEYDGVAELLLARTVGADGRSRAYVGGRTAPVGVLAELGESLVVVHGQTDQIRLKGAAAQRHALDRFAGGTLAKSLGEYQDLYRHWKAIQTELETLRTEARERLREAESLDAALTEIDEIDPQPGEDETLKAEAVKLANVEELRIAAASAHESLIAEEFGESGDATSMVDAAKRTLEHVAEHDETLGAAAARLAEVGFLLNDIAAELSSYQAALDTEGPERLSEIEERRAALAKLIRKYAPSIDEVLEWAATARKRLDELQDDSSRIESLDAEVASTEVTLRKLAAAISKARSKAAKDLSGRVSAELKALAMADATLVIEVESSDVLGPWGTDEIAFLLQPHSGAPARPLGKGASGGELSRVMLAIEVVLAAVDPVPTFVFDEVDAGVGGRAAVEIGRRLAMLARHVQVLVVTHLPQVAAFADQHIRVTKTSVRGSDGKTATGFTSSDVQLLSDDERVRELARMLAGQEDSESAQAHAQELLDDAKLLPQRA comes from the coding sequence ATGCTTGAAGAACTCCGAATCCGTGATCTCGGCGTCATCACCGACGCCGCCCTTCCCTTGGGCCCGGGCCTTAGCGTCGTCACCGGCGAAACCGGCGCCGGCAAGACCATGGTGGTCACCGCCGTCGGGCTTCTCCTGGGTGCACGTTCGGACGCCGGCGCGGTTCGCAACGGCGCCAAGTCCGCCTCAGCCGAAGCGGTCCTGAAGCTCGATCCCGCCCACAGCGCCGTGGAACGCACCCGCGAAGCGGGCGGCGACGCGGAAGAGTACGACGGCGTGGCCGAGCTCCTGCTGGCCCGCACCGTCGGCGCGGATGGCCGCAGCCGTGCTTACGTCGGTGGTAGAACCGCACCGGTAGGCGTCCTTGCCGAACTGGGCGAGAGCCTGGTGGTGGTGCACGGACAGACGGACCAGATCCGTTTGAAAGGCGCCGCTGCACAGCGTCACGCACTGGATCGCTTCGCAGGGGGAACCTTGGCCAAGTCGCTGGGGGAGTACCAGGATCTTTACCGGCATTGGAAGGCGATCCAAACCGAACTTGAGACCCTGCGGACTGAGGCACGCGAGCGGCTGCGTGAGGCAGAGTCGCTGGACGCCGCCTTGACGGAGATCGATGAGATTGATCCCCAGCCAGGCGAGGACGAGACCCTCAAGGCGGAGGCGGTCAAACTCGCCAATGTCGAGGAACTGCGGATTGCCGCGGCGTCGGCGCATGAGTCCCTGATCGCCGAGGAGTTCGGTGAATCCGGCGATGCCACGTCCATGGTGGACGCAGCGAAGAGGACGCTTGAGCATGTGGCAGAGCACGATGAAACCCTCGGAGCCGCTGCGGCCAGGTTGGCTGAAGTGGGGTTCCTCCTCAATGACATTGCTGCTGAGCTCTCCAGCTACCAGGCCGCGCTGGACACCGAGGGCCCGGAACGGCTGTCCGAAATCGAGGAGCGCAGGGCTGCCCTCGCCAAGCTCATCCGCAAGTACGCTCCCAGCATTGACGAGGTGCTGGAGTGGGCGGCCACGGCGCGGAAAAGGCTGGATGAACTGCAGGACGATTCGAGCCGGATCGAATCCTTGGACGCCGAGGTGGCCTCTACGGAGGTGACGCTGCGCAAACTGGCCGCGGCCATCAGCAAGGCGCGTTCAAAGGCGGCCAAGGACCTGTCAGGGCGCGTCAGTGCTGAGCTGAAGGCCTTGGCCATGGCCGATGCCACCTTGGTGATTGAGGTGGAAAGCAGCGATGTCCTGGGGCCGTGGGGGACCGACGAGATCGCCTTCCTCCTCCAGCCGCACTCCGGCGCTCCCGCGCGCCCCCTGGGCAAGGGAGCTTCGGGAGGTGAACTGTCCAGGGTCATGCTTGCCATCGAGGTTGTCCTCGCAGCGGTGGATCCCGTTCCAACGTTTGTCTTTGACGAGGTGGACGCAGGTGTGGGCGGGCGTGCCGCCGTCGAAATCGGACGTCGCCTGGCCATGCTGGCACGCCACGTCCAGGTGCTGGTGGTCACCCACTTGCCCCAGGTGGCCGCCTTCGCCGATCAGCACATCCGGGTCACCAAGACTTCTGTACGTGGTTCGGACGGGAAGACGGCCACAGGTTTCACCTCCAGCGATGTGCAGCTGCTCAGCGACGACGAACGCGTCAGGGAACTGGCCCGCATGCTGGCAGGGCAGGAGGACTCGGAATCCGCCCAGGCCCACGCACAGGAGTTGCTGGACGACGCAAAGCTCCTGCCCCAGCGGGCCTGA